Genomic window (Microcaecilia unicolor chromosome 8, aMicUni1.1, whole genome shotgun sequence):
ctaATGTCTTTGGCAGGAAACTGGGCCTTACTGTCTGATTTCTAATCCAGCCCAACAACCGGGCAGACTTGCAGAGCGCGACCTGTTTAAAATCGGCAGGATTAAatgaaaagctttgctgaaatccaagtgtaacACAGAAGGTAGAACCCATTCTAATTCTGTAGTCACTACTCACAGCAGCCTCCCTCGCAGAAACATGCACGAGCAagtttctctgtgaaaaaaaaatcacttcagGCAATGTTTGTTTTCAATTTATTAATAATTATAGGCACGAACCTCTTTAGAAGACAAAAATATAGAAAGACATaaacaaagatcaacaaacagTGACTCACAATCCACTGGGTTCTCTGCCACTAAATAATGATTCTCACAGGTAAACTAAAGGTAATACAGCACAGCACAGGGccctctgctgccccctcccccatcctggaTGTGCCACGGAGGCTGCCCGAGTCCAGTTCTCCAGTCTTGATGGGCTCCATCTCAGAGGAAAGATGCCATTACTatgccaacccctgccagccagagTGGAGTGAAATACGTTTTAAAGAAGACGTCCCTCCAGCCAGCGGGTAAGGGGTATGATGCACAACATCCCAGAATGTTAGAAGTGTTTCAGTGCAGTACTGCCAGGTCATGGTCAATGCTTCATACACCACAGAGAAGTCATGTGAAGAAGGCTGGACTCTCTTTCAGCCTCCTACTCCTTTGGTATCTCCAGCATGCAGAGGTTCTTGTACTTTTGCAGGAGTTGGTTCTTGGTTCGCACTTGCTCCCGCAGGCTCTGCAGCTGTTGCTGTTGCTGCTCAGGGCTCCTGTCGATGCCAGGCATCGTGCTGACCAGCCTCCTCATCTCCTGGAACTTATTCTTCAGCTCATTCAGCTCCTGGTGGACATCCTGGCTGTCCTTGTCCATGCTGCAAGGAGACACAAGACAGAAATGAACCTCTGCATCTGATCCATAGATGATGTAAATTTACGTATCATTTAatagatcgggaggcggggctggtggttgggaggcggggatagtgctgggcagacttatacggtctgtgccagagctggtggtgggaagtgggactggtggttgggaggcggggatagtgctgggcagacttatacggtctgtgccagagctggtggtgggaggcagggatagtgctgggcagacttatacggtctgtgacagagccggtggtgggaggtggggctggtggttgggaggcagggatagtgctgggcagacttatacggtctgtgccagagccggtggttgggaggcggggctagtgctgagcagacttatacggtctgtgccctgaagagcacaggtacaaatcaaaatagggtatacacaaaaagtagcacatatgagttatcttgttgggcagactggatggactgtgcaggtctttttctgccgtcatctactatgttaccacgtgcaaaaaaaaatgtctgcgATGAGGTAGCGCCCAGAAAAGCTGGAAGCAAAGCCACTCCAGTAGCTACAATAACAAGCTGCCAATACCGCACGGTGTAACTTCCCAAACTGTCCCTCTGTTAAGATTTTAACTGACATCATCACTTGTGTTACTTTACAGCCTGGCATCCTGACACCTCTAGTCAAATAATCACCAAAGCTACCACTAATTAGTACTCAAAGAAGGTGAACCAATAATGGGGAGGAGGAAAACAGACCTCATAGGTCACAAAGAAACTTGTCCTCACACCTCTCCATGCTTTTTCTTCTGCTAATAAGCGCAGTAGGTACATAATGGCACGAGATGTCTCCAACTCCTTAAGGTTCACTTAACTCAATAAATGTATCTAATAAcataactatcctgcttattttcgaaagacaagagcgcccatcttccaacacaaatcgggagatgggcgtccttctcccaaggtcgccgaAACTGcttaatcgaaaaccgattttgggcgtccttaactgctttccgtcgcggggacgacaaaAGGTCCCGGTGGCGCGTCGGCAGCGCACAGAAGGCGGGTCGGGGGcgtagttaagagatgggcgtccttggctgataatggaaaaaagggcgtcaccccccctgactccccccagtggtcactaaccccctcccaccctaaaaaaaaaacaacttggtgtacagttgtggggagtgggttttggggggctcagcacacaaggtaagggagctatgcacctaggagcaatttttgaagtacactgcagtgccccctagggtacccagttggtgtcctggcatgtgagggggaccagtgcactacgaatgctggctcctcccacgaccaaatgacttggatttggtcatttttgagatgggtgtcctcggtttccattatcggcgaaaaccaaagtcgcccatctctaaggtcggcgatctcaacatttaggtcgaccatctctaaggtcgacctcaatgttgagatttgggcgtccccgactgtattatcgaaacaaaagatggacgcccatcttgttttgataatacgggttgccccgccccttcgccaggaagtccttagagatggacgtccccgttcgattatgcccctccatgtcaccttTTTTTGTTTACTGCTTGAAAGTACCTACAACAAGTAGCAAACTGTTTGGAAGTCATTAAGTTACAATAACCTCCCCTCTGGGATTCACATCCACAAATTACCTCATACACACTGGAATCAGCTGGGCCACGTTGGCAATGACGACGTCACAAAGATCTTACAATGTCTGAGCCAATCAGATCAAGACATGGGTTTTCCCCAGAGACTAATTACAGCAGAAGGGCTTAAATGTTTGATTTGGCTGGAGCTGAGGATCCTGAAGGAAAGGGAGCAGGGGTGGAGAGGGGATTCTAGATAGGTTTTTCAAAGCTGGGCGTTCAGATATACATAAACTAATTGGTCAATTGGGTTCTAACAAACCAATTACTGAAGTTAATTGGaattaactggcactaatttgaatttgcacacacatctgccTACCTGCTGCTCTATAACAGAAAGTTCTCATCTCCAAAGTTGGGCGTGGGAATCCACTCTAAATGCTATTCCAGATCAAGCGTCCTTTATAGGATAGTACTTAGCATGGATTCTTCGCCACCTGCATTTGAGCGCCGTTTACTGAATCTGGGCTCTTGTGTTTGCATTTACAGCTTGTGACATGACTCATGGGTAGTCCATCACAAGGGGTGGCCAAGAAGGAGGAGTCAAggtaagagattttttttttttttttggggggggggggggggcacatgagtCTGCAAGaatgaagaggaagaagacatttgcatccagtgattctctctgCTCCCAGCCTCAGGACCATCACCGCAATAACCAGACTAGGAACAGTGGAGGATGGatatattaaaacaaaagaaaaatctgGAAATGAAGATTTATGTTACCAGAATCCTGGCTCCAACtgagctggaaaaaaaaacaacgagAAGAGAAActacactttcaaaaggaaaacaaaaataagtatTCTTAATTCCTAAAGGGTGGGCAACTTGGCTTCTGAAATATCACATCGTACCAAGAGTCCACTATCATCAACATTCAAGACGCAACATCATGGTTGAAGATTATATCCATAAAGCATACTCTTTGTGCTTTCCAATCCACATACGTGGGAGACAGAACCACCTCCCAAATGCTGCATTAACCTTTCAGTTTTAATATGTGAAAAACACATTGTTATTTGCAGGAAAACTATAATTCAAGTTAAGGAACAAGGTGATGAAAATAACCAACATACATAAGAAGCGAAAACAGCAACAAAGCCAGCATGAAGCAGCCCACCTGTATCACGTGGAGCTCTGAAAGGCACCTGTAAACCTAAAGCCATCCAACAGGAGCAGATGTATGATGTGCTCCAAGACACACAGGATCGATGACAATATAGAAATGCATACGACAATGATGATCTATAAAAATTATTTAACACATATAATATATATGCTCTGCCAGTCTGAGACTGAAGATTGTAAGTCACGAGTTAAGTTGTTTAAGTAAGAATTGGAGTTGCTGGAACATATGCAATACTCATTATTTGGGAGTTCCAGCACGGAAAGTAAAAGTCCTTTACAAATCGATTTAGCCTATCTAAGCCAGGGAATGCCTCCAGGcaggggtaacatagtaacatagtagatgacggcagaaaaagatctgtacggtccatccagtctgcccaataagataaactcacatgtgtcattttttgtgtataccttaccttgatttgtacctgtctttttcagggcacagaccgtgtaagtccgcccagtactatccccgcctcccaaccaccagccccgcctcccaaccaccggctctggcacagactgtataaatctgcccagcactatccccgcctcccaaccaccagccctggcacagaccgtataagtctgcccagtactagccccgcctcccaaccaccagccccgcctcccaaccaccggctctggcacagactgtataaatctgcccagcactatccccgcctcccaaccaccagccctggcacagaccgtataagtctgcccagtactagccccgcctcccaaccaccggctctgccacccaatctcggctaagctcctgaggatcccttccttctgaacaggattcctttatgtttatcccacgcatgcttgaattccgctaccgttttcatctccaccacctcccgcggagggcattccaagtatccaccaccctctccgtgaaaaaatacttcctgacatttttcttgagtctgccccccttcaatctcatttcatgccctctcgtagGGAGGaaagatagtggaggagtggcctagtggttagggtggtggactttggtcctgacgaactgagttcaattcccggcacaggcagctccttgtgactctgggcaagtcactttaaccctccgttgcctgccgcattgagcctgccatgagtgggaaagcgcggggtactaatgtaacaaaaataaataaataaaataagagattAGAACCTGACTGCTTTATACTTTGGCATCTGAGGAACGATAGTTAACAAGTTTACAGAAATAAATATCCTGGTGCAATTTCAGCCCACATCTGCAGCTTTAGTTCATCTCACTCCAGAGCGACTGCTCAGAGCAATCACTGTGTCTTATCACCAAAGACAGAGAGGGGGCTGGAGAAGCTTTTACTAGAAGAATATTCTCTATTTTTAGACACTCCCCCTGGCTGCCTCCCACTCCCAGAGGAGTAATGTTTGTTTGGATTACTActactgttttgtttttaaacttaATATTTATCAACTTTAGTGCACTCAAATTAACAACATGTTTTTGTTCTCTGAGCTGGCAAGAGATGCTACACAGTCCTAACCATTGCTCAGTAGCGACACCTACTGACAACATTCAGAATGCATGGGTACCATGAACAGCTGCACGTTTATGTTTCTTGCGATTTCCTATTATTATTGGCACtttttggttattttatttattgaaaactgttttgattgtgtTGTCCTGAAAGGCAGCGCAGCAAAGAAAGAACGTGGATAGAACAAGATAAGGCAGCAGATGCACCTTCGTTAACTATCcttctaccccccctcccccccccctccccagagcaGCACCGAAGGCGAGTGTGAACAGACGGGTCTTCAGTAACATTCAGAATCAAGCTCGGTGCAAGAGTGAGGGGTATTGAATTCCAAAGAGATGGTGCAATGAAAAAGAAGGCATCTCGACATGCAAAATCAAGGGGGGTCCTAACTGACCGTCTTTGGCTGCCCCGAGCGCTGTAGCTAGGACGTAAAGAAAGACCATTGATGCTAAATACGCTGGATTACCCAACAGAGGACTCCGTGGCCAGGGTTAATATCTTAAAATTGGACTCTGTGTTGAACAGGAAGCCAATAATGCCGCATTAGGAGCGAGGTGGTAGGACTGTATTTAAACATATTGATAGTTGCAGCATTGTGGTATTCTAAATGCTTTGAAGTCTTTTTTAACAGATACAAAGGCAGACCAAGCACACATAACAACATTACAACCGTGATGCGTTCAGGGCGCAGCAAAGAGCTAGACGAGCTGAATAGTCAAGGTAAAAACGGATCGTGCGCAGCTGCAGCCTGTGGCCCATGACTAAGGGATTCTCACTGTAATATTGGGGTAGATTGGAGGAGGATTAAAATCTGTAAAATCCCAGGTTACTGCAAATGAAGGCTCGGACCACTGTAGCCCTGGGAAAAGGTCACTTCTGAATAAGACGAAAGCCTAAAGGTACAAGAATCAAGCTATCGGGCTGAAATGACATTCATTAAGATATTCGATCCATGTACAATCTGGTCACTTTCCCCTTCTAACCCAACGATTTCACAGGAAAGATTTCCTtagtaattttctattttttgagcaTATCATCCTTTAAAACTCCCGTGTGTTCGCTTGTAACCAGAGCGATGATTTGTAGTTGGCAACCCATATGTAAAGTTCTAGAATGCAGGCTTAGAAGCGAGTCTGAACACATCGGTTTCCATTTGTaatcaaataaaaacaatacCTTAAGGCAGGCTAGCCCTGACGGCTGGGCGACCTGTGTGGCCACACAGGACACAAGAGAAGTGGGGGAGGCAAAAACACTCCTGGTCCATCATCTTTTTTGCTTGGCTGTGGTGCAGTTGGCAGGTACAGGAAGCTAGGGAGCGTGCCACACAGGATGCAATTCTGGCTCTAGATGCTTCTGAACCCAGACAGTTTtttgggatacccacaatgactatgcatgagataatgtgcccattgtatgcaaatctctgtctTGCATatgataccctgaaaacctaactggatgAGTGTGTCCTGAAGACCCCTGTTCTAAAGTGTTTATTTAAGTGCTAACTAGAGCTGTGAAGTCGGAGTCAGA
Coding sequences:
- the MED9 gene encoding mediator of RNA polymerase II transcription subunit 9, which gives rise to MATGVRAVDEQEDEDGEEDEEEDYSFLPLVHDIIKSMDKDSQDVHQELNELKNKFQEMRRLVSTMPGIDRSPEQQQQQLQSLREQVRTKNQLLQKYKNLCMLEIPKE